The following proteins come from a genomic window of Nocardioides albertanoniae:
- a CDS encoding regulatory protein RecX, whose translation MDERPAPDWLGDVTLGVEAWAGKVEPAPSVEPSSRRRSDDVSRPARSRRRKSRGADPAPKKAPKGDSKSDPEPDQEAIARKILLDTLTGQARSRKELADKLAKKEIPDDLATRLLDRFEEVGLVDDEAFAKAWIASRQPGKGLARRALAQELRRKGIDDEVAREALDEIDPDDEREAARVLVRRKLRSLERFDDQTKTRRLVGMLARKGYGAGVAFGIVRDELALADEDDAGGLMSESDL comes from the coding sequence GTGGACGAACGGCCCGCGCCCGACTGGCTGGGCGACGTCACGCTCGGCGTGGAGGCTTGGGCCGGCAAGGTCGAGCCGGCCCCGTCGGTCGAGCCGTCGTCGCGACGAAGGAGCGACGACGTGTCCAGGCCAGCACGGTCCCGTCGCCGAAAGTCCCGCGGCGCCGACCCGGCCCCGAAGAAGGCTCCGAAGGGCGACTCGAAGAGCGACCCCGAGCCCGACCAAGAGGCCATCGCCCGCAAGATCCTCCTCGACACGCTCACCGGTCAGGCCCGCAGCCGCAAGGAGCTGGCCGACAAGCTCGCGAAGAAGGAGATCCCCGACGACCTGGCGACCCGGCTCCTCGACCGTTTCGAAGAGGTCGGGCTGGTCGACGACGAAGCCTTCGCCAAGGCCTGGATCGCCAGCCGCCAACCGGGCAAGGGGCTCGCCCGCCGTGCCCTGGCCCAAGAGCTGCGCCGCAAGGGCATCGATGACGAGGTCGCCCGTGAGGCGCTCGACGAGATCGACCCCGACGACGAGCGCGAGGCGGCTCGGGTGCTGGTGCGGCGCAAGCTCCGCTCGCTGGAGCGCTTCGACGACCAGACCAAGACCCGGCGCCTGGTCGGGATGCTCGCCCGCAAGGGATACGGCGCCGGTGTGGCGTTCGGGATCGTCCGCGACGAGCTCGCTCTTGCCGATGAGGATGATGCCGGTGGTCTCATGTCAGAATCCGATCTGTGA
- a CDS encoding phosphoribosyltransferase: MSESQEREILTYELFGTAVRDIAQKVVDSGYEPDIVLSIARGGLALGMGLGYALDVKNLSAVNVEFYTGVNERLDVPMMLPPTPAAVDLTGMKVLIADDVADTGKTLEIVHDFCEGHVAEARTAVIFEKPWTVINADYVYKKTDRWIDFPWSSLPPLVDRRGGLAH; encoded by the coding sequence GTGAGTGAGTCGCAAGAGCGCGAGATCCTGACCTATGAGCTGTTCGGCACCGCGGTGCGCGACATCGCCCAGAAGGTGGTGGACAGCGGTTACGAGCCCGACATCGTGCTCTCCATCGCCCGCGGCGGGCTCGCTCTCGGGATGGGCCTGGGCTACGCCCTCGACGTGAAGAACCTCTCCGCGGTCAACGTCGAGTTCTACACCGGCGTCAACGAGCGCCTCGACGTGCCGATGATGCTGCCGCCGACCCCGGCCGCCGTCGACCTGACCGGGATGAAGGTGCTCATCGCCGACGACGTCGCCGACACCGGCAAGACGCTCGAGATCGTGCACGACTTCTGCGAGGGCCATGTCGCCGAGGCTCGCACCGCGGTGATCTTCGAGAAGCCGTGGACGGTGATCAACGCCGATTACGTCTACAAGAAGACCGACCGGTGGATCGACTTCCCGTGGTCCTCGCTGCCGCCGCTCGTCGACCGTCGCGGTGGCCTGGCCCACTGA